In Candidatus Thorarchaeota archaeon, the following are encoded in one genomic region:
- a CDS encoding BMP family ABC transporter substrate-binding protein: protein MSSTSSLITSFIVVTLVFGAVGGYLFVTNPYEPSRVAIVMLEPGRGDLSLMDQMELGLENLSDTVSFSYYWYVVSETNAVSKLQELAGTGGYYDIIVVVGHGLKSALTTVAPQFPDQRFAIIGAEVSGANVVSADFSTEQAAFLAGVLAAHLAAAPNYSKKIGIIGSFEDDTEVTKMVAGFKAGVSAANETYALGVSLLPNDIYLNSYNDTEAARTQTQFMFSVRNASVIFAPVRASIMGVAQAALAVNATWNAGVPASNRRLPLVIGAEGNQDYLGLPDYHLDIGISLIATSVVPHTDYAIATILNATAWDNYPAGQHLKYNLTNDGVSLTSFRYSTQYISTELREIIAYWKALIISLGGLPP from the coding sequence TTGAGCTCTACATCCAGCCTCATTACATCATTCATTGTTGTGACTTTGGTCTTCGGAGCTGTCGGAGGATACCTCTTCGTCACCAATCCATACGAGCCCTCGAGAGTTGCGATTGTGATGTTGGAACCGGGCCGAGGAGACCTGAGCCTAATGGACCAGATGGAGCTAGGCCTAGAGAATCTTAGTGATACTGTATCCTTCTCGTACTACTGGTATGTTGTCAGCGAAACGAATGCTGTCAGCAAGCTCCAAGAACTTGCAGGTACTGGTGGGTACTATGACATCATAGTCGTTGTTGGCCACGGACTCAAGTCCGCGCTCACTACAGTAGCCCCACAGTTCCCGGACCAGAGGTTCGCAATCATAGGCGCAGAGGTCTCAGGGGCAAATGTTGTTTCAGCAGACTTCAGCACCGAGCAGGCTGCCTTTCTGGCGGGTGTGTTGGCTGCACATCTAGCAGCTGCCCCCAATTACAGCAAGAAGATAGGGATTATCGGTTCATTCGAAGACGACACAGAGGTCACTAAGATGGTCGCTGGATTCAAGGCTGGAGTCAGTGCCGCAAACGAGACCTACGCCCTCGGAGTCAGTCTTCTTCCAAACGACATATACCTTAACAGCTACAACGACACTGAAGCAGCGCGAACACAGACTCAGTTCATGTTCTCTGTACGAAATGCCTCCGTGATCTTCGCTCCCGTCAGAGCAAGCATCATGGGAGTGGCACAGGCCGCACTCGCTGTCAATGCGACCTGGAACGCAGGAGTACCAGCCTCCAACCGACGCTTGCCGCTCGTCATAGGTGCTGAGGGCAACCAAGACTATCTTGGCCTGCCAGACTACCATCTTGATATCGGCATAAGCCTGATTGCGACCAGCGTGGTGCCGCACACAGACTACGCCATAGCCACCATTCTCAACGCTACGGCGTGGGACAACTATCCCGCTGGACAACACCTCAAGTACAACCTTACCAATGATGGGGTGAGCCTGACCAGCTTCAGATACAGCACCCAGTATATCAGCACAGAGCTACGCGAGATCATCGCTTACTGGAAGGCGCTCATAATCAGTCTTGGTGGCCTTCCACCATAG
- a CDS encoding helix-turn-helix domain-containing protein — protein sequence MGRQKRLTLLLHPFRRDLYTILCENPGTYLLELVDMLESPIGTLTWHLRILEREGLVKSIKFAGKRLYYPKMLRTREAEMAYSTLRTETAQRVFAFIVNNPGCYQEQLAEALSVHHDTIRWHVARMEQTGLIRVVREGRTKKHYLDELGTALVQGSLNSITEAYVMFLMEKLESGCLNPEIRERTPDHVTIRIDCPERGKDCFITINLTEWQFQFMEESETPSEVKSDTSD from the coding sequence ATGGGACGGCAGAAACGCTTGACATTGTTGCTGCACCCATTCAGGAGGGACCTCTATACAATACTATGTGAGAACCCGGGCACATATCTACTCGAACTTGTAGATATGCTAGAGTCACCCATCGGTACACTGACATGGCACCTGAGAATCCTGGAGCGAGAAGGACTCGTCAAGTCAATAAAGTTCGCAGGCAAGAGGCTCTACTACCCGAAGATGCTCCGGACACGGGAGGCCGAGATGGCGTACTCCACGCTACGGACTGAGACCGCCCAGAGAGTCTTTGCATTCATTGTGAACAATCCCGGCTGTTATCAGGAGCAGTTGGCAGAAGCGCTGAGTGTTCATCATGACACAATCAGATGGCATGTTGCAAGAATGGAACAGACAGGCCTCATTCGAGTGGTCAGAGAAGGTCGAACAAAGAAGCACTACCTGGATGAGCTTGGTACTGCACTGGTGCAAGGAAGCCTCAACTCCATCACGGAAGCATACGTCATGTTCTTGATGGAAAAGCTTGAGAGCGGATGTCTGAATCCGGAGATAAGAGAAAGAACTCCTGATCATGTGACAATCAGAATAGACTGCCCCGAGCGCGGGAAGGACTGTTTCATAACCATCAACCTGACCGAGTGGCAGTTTCAATTCATGGAGGAGAGCGAGACGCCATCGGAGGTCAAGTCCGACACCAGCGACTAA
- the glmS gene encoding glutamine--fructose-6-phosphate transaminase (isomerizing) — translation MCGITGVVGQNRDDIGKILVTCSRKLTYRGYDSVGVAAVRSGRVDLRKDVGTIDEVDRLLGLSSMRGDRGIAQLRWATYGAPTKVNAQPHFGCQEVFYGAHNGNIHNYVEYRRELVESGHVVRSENDGELCVHAVDKYYEKTGDMFEAVRLSTRDLRGAFAFAVGRADEREIYAVKMGSSLVAGVGKEDTIVSSDLPSILPLTNNVVYLKDGEMVVLSPDRVRVYRVQDGKELDRKPEVSIVDAHAAEKGGFPHFMLKEINEQPRVVQDVMGVLQGAKCDEWLRLMDEASNLFIVACGSSYNAGVVGTYYFGNLAGLAVVPVIGGQFEPMYGKAMRDDSLCILVSQSGETKDIINVLNLVRNTGRGKTLGIVNVIGSTLMFNADAYVPMACGYEVSVPATKTYFSQSVIFAYLAARLGERNGHLDSQEARSFIRLLENDLPKLAQDTIDRTGILAKNLARTLVDVKDLYCLGYGFTDGVAREGALKIKEICYNHCEGMYSSEFKHGPLSIVTENYPVIFVTTPDDSWMVINHINEVRARLGRTIIVGENQETLTPYVASKEDYLTVPKSHPLLNPLLDVIPLQMLSYFLSVDLGINPDLPRNLSKTLTVD, via the coding sequence TTGTGCGGAATCACTGGTGTCGTCGGTCAGAATAGAGATGACATTGGCAAGATCCTAGTGACCTGTAGTCGCAAACTCACCTACCGCGGTTATGACTCGGTGGGAGTCGCAGCTGTTAGGAGCGGTAGGGTCGACCTTCGAAAAGACGTGGGTACAATTGATGAAGTGGACAGGCTACTGGGTCTATCTTCTATGCGAGGTGACCGAGGGATTGCACAGCTGAGGTGGGCCACATACGGCGCGCCGACGAAGGTAAATGCTCAGCCCCACTTTGGATGTCAGGAGGTCTTCTATGGGGCACACAACGGAAACATCCACAACTATGTGGAATACCGAAGAGAGCTTGTTGAGAGCGGCCACGTTGTCCGTTCAGAGAATGATGGTGAGCTCTGTGTCCACGCGGTGGACAAGTACTACGAGAAGACCGGTGACATGTTTGAAGCAGTCCGGTTGTCAACTCGTGACCTCAGGGGTGCATTTGCATTTGCTGTTGGCAGGGCTGATGAGAGAGAGATATACGCAGTCAAGATGGGTTCTTCTCTCGTTGCAGGGGTCGGGAAAGAGGACACCATTGTGTCAAGCGACTTGCCTTCAATCCTACCATTGACCAACAACGTTGTCTACCTCAAGGATGGAGAGATGGTAGTGCTCAGTCCTGACAGAGTGAGAGTCTACAGGGTGCAGGACGGCAAGGAGCTGGACCGCAAGCCAGAGGTCAGCATAGTCGACGCACATGCTGCAGAGAAGGGCGGGTTTCCTCACTTCATGCTCAAGGAGATAAACGAACAGCCCAGGGTCGTGCAGGATGTCATGGGTGTGCTTCAGGGGGCAAAGTGCGATGAATGGCTCCGTCTAATGGATGAGGCGTCGAATCTCTTCATTGTTGCCTGCGGGTCTTCGTACAATGCGGGAGTGGTGGGGACCTACTACTTCGGCAATCTTGCAGGACTTGCTGTTGTCCCTGTCATCGGAGGCCAGTTCGAGCCGATGTATGGCAAGGCCATGAGAGATGACTCACTGTGTATCCTTGTGTCACAGAGTGGCGAGACGAAAGACATTATCAATGTACTCAATCTGGTACGGAACACGGGTCGTGGAAAGACTCTGGGAATCGTGAACGTCATTGGCAGTACTCTGATGTTCAACGCTGATGCCTATGTACCAATGGCGTGCGGCTATGAGGTGAGTGTGCCGGCTACAAAGACATACTTCTCGCAGTCAGTGATCTTCGCATATCTTGCTGCTCGACTGGGTGAGCGCAACGGTCATCTCGACTCCCAAGAGGCACGGTCATTCATACGTCTCCTGGAAAACGACCTTCCAAAGCTCGCCCAAGACACCATCGACCGTACAGGCATTCTCGCGAAGAATCTGGCTCGCACGCTAGTGGATGTCAAGGACCTGTACTGTCTGGGCTATGGCTTCACCGATGGTGTTGCGCGTGAGGGGGCCTTGAAGATCAAGGAGATCTGTTACAACCATTGCGAAGGCATGTACTCGTCTGAGTTCAAGCATGGGCCGCTGAGCATTGTCACCGAGAACTATCCGGTGATATTCGTGACAACCCCAGATGACAGCTGGATGGTCATCAACCACATAAACGAAGTGCGTGCAAGGCTTGGGCGGACAATCATTGTCGGTGAGAATCAGGAAACGTTGACTCCGTACGTAGCATCCAAGGAGGACTATCTCACGGTGCCAAAGTCACACCCACTTCTCAATCCTCTGCTGGATGTGATTCCTCTGCAGATGCTGAGCTACTTCCTCTCGGTTGACCTCGGGATAAACCCGGACCTTCCAAGAAACCTGTCCAAGACACTGACTGTGGACTAG
- a CDS encoding RimK family alpha-L-glutamate ligase — translation MGQSFSSLGAKPFAVLPWKVLRSVGNHDCKATMGDVDLTLLDLLVVLDLGGFELGPFLNRIGLLSSLEEVGVRVVNRVASIMRMRDKAECLRRLVSAGLPVPTTVITESIEDAARFARTHVPCVLKPLSGFGGTGVQLIERQFDIDNIYDFLKYHSQVFGRGAYLLQEYVSNSGFDIRVLVCGGEVIGSMQRVGQGGLVTNIHSGGVPRRNTIDVDELALEAAASVGGDLVGVDIIPDQEGKLWLLEANATPGWAGLQTVCEHSLSDAIARKLLSVS, via the coding sequence TTGGGTCAGTCCTTCTCAAGCCTAGGTGCAAAGCCGTTTGCTGTGCTACCTTGGAAGGTGCTGAGGTCTGTTGGAAACCATGACTGCAAGGCAACTATGGGTGATGTTGATCTCACGTTGCTCGACCTATTAGTCGTGCTTGACTTGGGCGGATTCGAGCTGGGGCCGTTTCTCAACCGAATTGGACTGCTGTCCTCGCTTGAAGAGGTGGGAGTTCGCGTGGTCAATCGTGTCGCCTCCATCATGAGGATGCGTGACAAGGCGGAGTGCCTTCGACGCCTTGTCTCTGCAGGACTGCCGGTACCAACCACGGTCATCACCGAGTCCATTGAGGATGCTGCTCGTTTCGCAAGAACGCACGTCCCCTGTGTCCTCAAGCCTCTGTCCGGTTTTGGTGGGACTGGCGTCCAGCTGATAGAACGGCAGTTTGACATTGACAACATCTACGACTTCCTGAAGTATCACAGTCAGGTGTTTGGAAGAGGCGCATACTTGTTGCAAGAGTACGTTTCGAACAGTGGGTTTGACATCCGGGTGCTCGTGTGTGGAGGTGAAGTCATCGGCTCAATGCAGAGAGTGGGTCAGGGAGGTCTGGTGACGAATATTCACTCAGGCGGGGTTCCACGCAGAAACACGATTGATGTCGATGAGCTCGCATTAGAGGCAGCAGCATCCGTAGGCGGTGACCTCGTGGGTGTTGACATCATTCCTGACCAAGAAGGCAAGCTCTGGTTGTTAGAGGCAAACGCCACACCCGGATGGGCGGGTCTCCAGACAGTGTGTGAACACAGTCTATCCGATGCAATTGCGAGGAAGCTGCTGTCGGTCTCTTGA
- a CDS encoding glycosyltransferase — translation MTPRYGIWGYDESMSTIYFLLPAYNEEQNLPDLFEAIDAAVTNYRVVLVNDGSKDRTGDIARQYAMRMPITILTHRRNGGLGAALNTGIRYIVAHAEPDAVVVTMDSDLTHDPALVPAMVREIERGYDVVVTSRYVRGGGQHNLALSRRVLSRGINTLLRLKGSKVLDNTSGFRCIRVDALKRALDKYQHSFITTTEFTATVEILVHLQSSGARVKESPIDLDYGKKRGQSKMKVLRTIRTYIRMLTTTGRIGPRPADPTLDARETDDSDLQPRWHLSTANGIRLLVGIALLAVVIWYSRPAELWAVISGVSVLYLVLAGIVHLTATVGNAGKIAVLCDKRDRFGSVFKANLAGMLLADVTPGRSGYFVTPVVVTDIIPDLKRGKVLNAIFFGQMFEFLLRAGLLAAAMLTVFYTLGVSRDLYLYGLLSLALVAALAAAFFVLAFNKVPPSLVRVIDRIGFVSRLYHRYVNYVGSIDYTPRRALGVFLFTLLGWLLTALRWMVVGYALGIDLPLEWYLFLFPALSAVSFIPVSISGLGVVEGGFAVVFLILGGSIEMGVAFALVDRAVALCADLFGLPYAARALGRYGAEVTSAKSLGTTRS, via the coding sequence GTGACACCACGTTACGGAATATGGGGATATGACGAGTCGATGAGCACAATCTACTTCCTGCTCCCGGCGTACAACGAGGAGCAGAACCTGCCGGACCTGTTCGAAGCCATAGATGCAGCTGTGACCAACTATAGAGTGGTGCTCGTCAACGATGGGTCAAAAGACAGGACAGGTGACATTGCCCGTCAGTACGCGATGAGGATGCCAATCACGATTCTGACCCACAGGAGGAACGGTGGATTAGGAGCTGCATTGAACACAGGTATCAGATACATTGTTGCTCATGCAGAACCTGACGCGGTAGTTGTCACTATGGACTCTGACCTGACTCACGATCCGGCACTTGTGCCTGCGATGGTCCGCGAGATTGAACGAGGATACGATGTGGTGGTGACGTCGCGGTATGTCAGAGGAGGAGGACAGCACAATCTTGCACTGTCAAGACGGGTGCTGAGTCGAGGGATTAACACCCTACTACGGCTCAAGGGAAGCAAGGTCCTAGACAACACGTCCGGATTCAGATGCATACGCGTCGACGCCCTCAAGAGAGCCCTGGACAAGTATCAACACTCATTCATCACGACTACGGAGTTCACAGCAACAGTGGAGATACTGGTCCACCTCCAGAGCTCAGGTGCTCGAGTCAAAGAGAGTCCCATCGACCTTGACTACGGAAAGAAGAGAGGACAGAGCAAGATGAAGGTCCTCAGGACGATTCGGACCTACATCAGGATGCTGACCACCACTGGAAGAATTGGCCCCCGACCTGCAGATCCAACCCTAGACGCACGGGAGACTGATGACTCGGACCTTCAACCCAGATGGCATCTTAGCACGGCAAATGGAATCAGACTACTCGTCGGCATAGCGCTGCTGGCTGTTGTTATCTGGTACTCCAGACCTGCGGAGTTATGGGCAGTGATTTCGGGAGTTTCAGTACTCTATCTTGTTCTCGCCGGCATCGTTCACCTTACTGCAACTGTCGGTAATGCAGGTAAGATTGCAGTCCTTTGTGACAAGCGCGACCGCTTTGGCAGTGTGTTCAAAGCGAACCTGGCGGGTATGCTCCTCGCAGATGTGACCCCGGGCCGTAGCGGTTACTTTGTCACGCCTGTAGTTGTGACCGACATTATTCCGGACCTTAAGAGAGGGAAGGTCCTAAATGCCATCTTCTTCGGGCAGATGTTCGAGTTCCTGCTTCGCGCGGGACTGCTCGCGGCAGCGATGCTTACTGTGTTCTACACTCTTGGAGTGTCCCGTGACCTGTACCTTTACGGGCTGCTCTCTCTTGCACTCGTCGCTGCACTGGCTGCAGCGTTCTTCGTGCTTGCATTCAACAAGGTGCCGCCGTCACTGGTGCGCGTCATTGACAGGATTGGATTCGTGTCGCGCCTCTACCACAGATATGTGAACTACGTTGGTTCCATAGACTACACCCCACGGCGAGCACTGGGAGTATTCCTCTTCACTCTGTTGGGGTGGCTTCTCACGGCACTGCGATGGATGGTTGTAGGATACGCTCTCGGAATCGACCTGCCCCTTGAGTGGTACCTCTTTCTATTTCCCGCTCTCAGTGCAGTCTCGTTTATCCCTGTTTCAATATCCGGACTTGGGGTCGTCGAAGGAGGGTTTGCAGTCGTGTTCCTGATTCTGGGAGGCAGTATCGAAATGGGCGTCGCCTTCGCTCTTGTAGACAGAGCAGTCGCGCTGTGTGCAGACCTGTTTGGACTACCATACGCTGCAAGGGCTCTGGGACGGTACGGCGCAGAGGTCACGAGTGCCAAGAGCCTCGGCACGACACGCAGCTGA
- a CDS encoding glycosyltransferase family 39 protein, producing MSTNRDKAEAFSTQEKLSDEMGKLITRNRAVWILLWSVVYSTLALVGFGRSLWIDEYATIVDSSGSLEATAQDPGHPPGYFLLLWPLVHLFGDAEWTVRFPSLVFGVAVIWMTYLLADRVSADHRVSILTVPMLATNPYLVRFGNEARAYTLLPFLILLTTYLYFIARDQDQMRPWLTTAASGVALAYVHYYGVAYLALLFCYHIVNSAYARVARGRAMQLKGILGAYVLIGLAALPLVPIVVDQFGVLAAAHAGRLIKPQQILFLTSAFFLPASTTGYELTLEAVAYVAAWSTPFLLLILAGFWRTLQARRTAPLPLDLTMIMAAFVAANYALHLTGYWFFNIRYVLCLLPVLIILIAEGLAGLVDLVSSRFMILSVAGSALGRLTHRTWTSRRVSWLAVFVLGVTLFGLVYAPRILIEADSSYPYSIAGGAEDNRGAIKYIASYSDTNMTVLVEPTFGAGVLDYYARTYQGRINVTGVSYGASLTSLLESLILAEGSVWYVWSYAYTLDPEGQVIQWASSNGYLYSQTDHGRLVVCLFSVQSNPFHS from the coding sequence ATGAGTACCAACAGGGATAAAGCGGAGGCCTTCTCGACCCAAGAAAAGCTCTCGGATGAGATGGGCAAGTTGATCACCAGAAACAGAGCAGTCTGGATCCTGCTGTGGAGTGTCGTCTACTCGACGCTCGCACTCGTAGGTTTTGGGCGAAGCCTTTGGATTGACGAGTATGCGACCATAGTTGATTCATCAGGGTCTCTCGAAGCTACTGCGCAAGACCCCGGGCATCCACCGGGCTACTTCCTGCTGCTCTGGCCACTGGTTCACCTGTTTGGGGATGCGGAGTGGACTGTTCGCTTTCCATCACTGGTGTTTGGAGTGGCAGTGATATGGATGACCTACCTGCTTGCCGACAGAGTCTCCGCGGACCACAGAGTCTCAATTCTCACTGTTCCAATGCTGGCGACAAATCCGTACTTGGTCCGCTTCGGAAACGAGGCACGAGCATACACGCTTCTGCCATTTCTGATACTGCTGACCACCTACCTGTACTTCATTGCGCGTGACCAAGACCAGATGAGACCGTGGTTGACGACAGCCGCATCAGGAGTTGCCCTTGCATATGTCCACTACTACGGCGTTGCATACTTGGCGTTGCTCTTCTGTTACCACATCGTCAACTCTGCCTATGCAAGAGTGGCAAGAGGTAGAGCCATGCAGCTGAAGGGCATTCTTGGTGCATATGTCTTGATTGGACTTGCAGCACTGCCGTTGGTGCCCATTGTTGTTGACCAGTTTGGCGTTCTGGCAGCAGCCCATGCAGGACGACTCATCAAGCCACAGCAGATACTCTTTCTCACAAGTGCGTTCTTCCTGCCTGCCAGTACCACGGGATACGAACTCACACTCGAGGCTGTCGCCTATGTGGCTGCATGGAGCACTCCATTCCTGCTTCTGATTCTGGCCGGGTTCTGGAGGACCCTACAGGCCAGAAGAACAGCACCTCTTCCACTAGACCTGACCATGATCATGGCGGCCTTTGTTGCAGCCAACTATGCTCTTCACCTCACGGGTTATTGGTTCTTCAATATCCGATACGTACTGTGCCTGCTACCTGTACTCATCATACTGATTGCAGAAGGGCTGGCCGGGCTCGTTGACCTGGTGTCTTCCAGATTCATGATTCTCTCGGTGGCCGGCAGTGCTCTCGGTAGACTTACGCATCGGACATGGACAAGTCGAAGAGTCAGCTGGCTTGCTGTGTTTGTCTTGGGTGTGACCCTGTTTGGTCTTGTATATGCACCGAGGATACTGATAGAGGCCGACAGCTCTTATCCCTACAGCATTGCCGGCGGGGCAGAAGACAATCGAGGAGCTATCAAGTATATCGCGTCATACTCTGACACTAACATGACGGTCCTAGTGGAACCCACCTTTGGTGCAGGAGTTCTTGACTACTATGCGAGAACATACCAAGGACGAATCAACGTGACCGGTGTGTCCTATGGAGCGAGTCTTACCAGCTTGTTAGAGTCGCTGATTCTTGCAGAGGGGTCTGTATGGTACGTGTGGTCATATGCATACACACTGGACCCGGAGGGACAAGTGATACAGTGGGCCTCATCCAATGGATACCTCTACTCCCAGACAGATCATGGCAGACTTGTCGTGTGCCTGTTCTCAGTTCAAAGCAATCCCTTCCACTCGTGA
- a CDS encoding Lrp/AsnC ligand binding domain-containing protein, with protein sequence MSSTTQRPVSRWPAGTVFYLLALGSGVMRTLSIATDYVALGEFDPLVFGFVAQWVSFLVTLTTVLFLSLKKRHGTARRPLGYSLDPDFGRLSLLPRKPMQYVLLAGFFAGVSTACYFFLIGFTDASAVLPYGQLVIIYLLIGDLLAEKDTPTIIEIQCIISILFGALLVGMTPEGFESPYFLVTLLIVLGPLNLSSALITYYQKKAKRYEVAPGLKVDALNMRVWSLFVLNSVFTLLILPVVTPEQWATVPLVTPTMIVWMAIGSLATFLSIVLYIRALARGSMAIVNSLTSISVVLGIPVSVIGSLTLPGSFGPITSDPTTWILRTFGVILVVVGIVALEGSDVRSIILIRTKSNAGDLLPALFSVKGVESASALAGREDYLLSVRSRSLAKTRKLVLKKIQQIEGVNTIQTLVVLKEYR encoded by the coding sequence TTGAGCAGCACAACTCAGAGACCAGTCAGCAGGTGGCCTGCAGGAACCGTCTTCTACTTGCTAGCTCTCGGTTCGGGTGTCATGCGGACTCTCAGTATTGCCACTGACTATGTTGCCTTAGGTGAGTTTGATCCACTGGTCTTCGGCTTTGTAGCACAGTGGGTGTCCTTCCTCGTCACTCTCACGACTGTCCTGTTTCTATCATTGAAGAAGCGTCACGGGACCGCTCGCAGGCCTCTTGGCTACTCGCTTGATCCTGACTTTGGAAGACTCAGCCTCCTTCCGAGGAAGCCTATGCAGTACGTGCTGCTTGCTGGATTCTTTGCTGGAGTGTCCACCGCATGTTACTTTTTCTTGATTGGATTCACTGATGCCTCAGCAGTGCTTCCATATGGGCAGCTTGTCATCATCTACCTCCTCATCGGTGATCTCCTAGCCGAGAAGGACACACCCACGATAATTGAAATACAGTGCATCATATCCATTCTCTTTGGTGCTCTACTCGTTGGCATGACTCCCGAAGGCTTTGAATCGCCCTACTTCCTTGTTACCCTTCTAATTGTCCTAGGACCGCTCAATCTGTCCTCTGCATTGATAACCTACTATCAGAAGAAGGCCAAGCGATATGAGGTTGCACCAGGGCTTAAAGTCGATGCTCTGAACATGAGAGTCTGGTCGCTGTTCGTCCTGAACTCGGTCTTCACCCTGCTAATCCTGCCCGTTGTAACTCCGGAGCAGTGGGCAACGGTGCCGCTTGTCACCCCAACGATGATTGTCTGGATGGCGATTGGTTCACTGGCAACCTTCTTGTCAATAGTGTTGTACATCCGTGCGCTGGCCAGAGGATCGATGGCAATTGTCAACTCACTCACATCCATATCCGTGGTATTGGGAATCCCTGTAAGCGTGATTGGGAGCCTGACACTCCCCGGCTCCTTTGGGCCAATCACTAGCGACCCCACTACATGGATACTTCGCACGTTTGGGGTCATACTCGTAGTCGTTGGTATTGTGGCACTTGAAGGGTCTGATGTCCGTTCGATAATCCTGATTCGGACGAAATCCAACGCCGGGGACCTCCTGCCCGCTCTCTTTAGCGTCAAGGGCGTGGAGAGCGCATCGGCGCTGGCAGGGCGAGAAGACTACCTGCTTAGCGTAAGAAGCCGGAGTCTAGCCAAGACGAGAAAACTTGTCCTGAAGAAGATTCAGCAAATCGAGGGTGTCAACACTATCCAGACACTGGTGGTTCTCAAGGAGTATAGGTGA
- a CDS encoding Lrp/AsnC ligand binding domain-containing protein, translating to MAVTAYMLMSIEIGRTEAVVERLRAIEPITKIAVTTGVYDIILRLEVPSLDDLYDITLKIHSIPGIKETSTAVVEKMFMSV from the coding sequence ATGGCAGTGACTGCATACATGTTGATGTCAATAGAGATTGGAAGGACTGAAGCTGTTGTCGAGAGGCTGCGAGCAATCGAGCCTATCACTAAAATAGCTGTGACTACAGGGGTTTATGACATCATCCTGCGGCTGGAGGTACCCAGTCTTGACGACCTCTATGACATCACGCTTAAGATACATAGCATTCCGGGGATTAAGGAGACCTCGACAGCCGTGGTAGAAAAGATGTTCATGTCAGTATGA